The following are encoded together in the Helicobacteraceae bacterium genome:
- a CDS encoding LLM class flavin-dependent oxidoreductase has product MALNIFWFLPTAGGDGRYLGKSSSGRRSTNAYLRQIATTAELLGYDGLLVPTGSGNLDPIVTAASLATATSRIKLLVALRHTATGGPTVFARQSATLDEALNGRLIYNIVPGAWPDDRLREGVTQNHDERYESADEFFTIWKRLLLGENVTFKGKYYQVENAENLYWGVQKPYPPLFFGGSSNAAHDFAAKHIDVYLSWGEPPEMAAEKIADVKRRAAALGRSVRFGFRLQVIVRESEKEAWEAAQNLISRLDEETIKTAQARQRSSDSIGQKRISDLHNGDLSKLEVSPNLWAGVGLVRSGAGTALVGSPEIVAERIKEYAALGADTFVFSGYPHLEESIRFAELVFPLLERESIFESEQVVTGGGFEVGQRYPIAGKASKIINAA; this is encoded by the coding sequence ATGGCGCTCAACATATTTTGGTTTCTGCCAACGGCTGGCGGCGACGGCAGGTATCTTGGCAAATCCTCGTCGGGGCGGCGATCGACAAACGCCTATCTGCGACAGATCGCGACTACGGCGGAACTGCTAGGTTACGACGGACTGCTTGTGCCAACCGGCAGCGGCAATCTCGATCCGATTGTTACCGCCGCGTCTTTGGCGACGGCGACTAGCCGCATCAAGTTGCTAGTCGCTCTACGCCATACCGCCACAGGCGGACCGACCGTATTCGCTAGGCAGAGCGCGACGCTCGACGAAGCGCTAAACGGGCGGCTAATCTACAATATCGTCCCGGGCGCGTGGCCCGACGATCGCCTGCGCGAAGGCGTAACGCAAAATCACGACGAGCGCTACGAATCCGCCGACGAGTTTTTTACGATATGGAAGCGGTTGCTGCTCGGAGAAAACGTAACCTTCAAGGGCAAATACTACCAAGTGGAGAACGCGGAAAATCTTTATTGGGGCGTTCAAAAACCATATCCCCCGCTGTTTTTTGGCGGCTCGTCTAACGCGGCGCACGATTTTGCCGCCAAGCATATCGACGTTTATCTCAGCTGGGGCGAACCGCCCGAAATGGCGGCGGAAAAGATCGCCGACGTGAAAAGACGCGCCGCCGCGTTAGGCAGAAGCGTGCGTTTTGGCTTTCGGCTGCAAGTTATTGTGCGCGAGAGCGAAAAAGAGGCGTGGGAAGCCGCCCAAAATCTGATTAGCCGTCTCGACGAAGAGACGATCAAAACGGCTCAAGCAAGGCAGCGCAGCTCCGATTCGATCGGGCAAAAACGCATTAGCGATCTGCATAACGGCGATCTAAGCAAGCTAGAAGTCAGCCCTAATCTGTGGGCGGGCGTAGGGTTGGTTAGAAGCGGCGCGGGAACGGCGCTTGTGGGCAGTCCCGAAATTGTGGCGGAGCGTATCAAAGAGTATGCGGCGCTTGGCGCGGATACGTTTGTCTTTAGCGGCTACCCGCACCTCGAAGAGTCGATCCGTTTCGCTGAACTCGTATTTCCGCTGCTTGAAAGAGAGTCTATTTTTGAGAGCGAGCAGGTCGTTACCGGCGGCGGTTTCGAGGTTGGGCAACGCTATCCGATCGCCGGAAAAGCGAGCAAAATAATCAACGCCGCGTAG